One genomic region from Sphingobacterium multivorum encodes:
- a CDS encoding MFS transporter translates to MNENNTKSIWKVIGASSMGTLIEWYDFFIFGSLSIVISTKFFPAENPTAAFLSTLATFAAGFVVRPFGALFFGRLGDIIGRKYTFMVTLMLMGGATFLIGCIPSYESIGFWAPLLVLILRLLQGLALGGEYGGAATYVAEHAPLGQRGYWTSWIQTTATFGLFISLVVILLTKGFLSESQFDSWGWRVPFLLSLVMVYVSYLIRKKMKESPEFSKAKAEGKTSTNPLKESFGNRYNLKFVLLALFGAAMGQGVVWYTGQFYSMSFMKTVMHLQSDQADTILGIALLLGTPFFVVFGWLSDKIGRKWIMLGGMLLAVLTYRPIYEAMYQLSNTEQKVKVNETVNTATVPQAEIKSVIKTQYEDGTEITNAKIVHQSGKLKGQQTTKTTVHIAGKNYMLLVLLIFIQVIYITMVYGPIAAFLVELFPVKIRYTSMSLPYHVGNGIFGGLLPAVSTYLTTNAEASNTPQFYLAGLWYPIIIAIVCFIIGSIYINNKSTSAPHE, encoded by the coding sequence ATGAACGAAAACAATACAAAAAGTATCTGGAAAGTCATCGGGGCCTCTTCGATGGGAACGCTTATCGAATGGTATGACTTTTTCATTTTTGGCAGCCTATCCATTGTAATTTCCACTAAATTCTTTCCGGCAGAAAATCCAACAGCCGCTTTTCTTTCCACCCTAGCCACATTTGCGGCAGGATTTGTCGTCCGGCCATTTGGCGCTCTATTTTTTGGCCGACTAGGCGATATTATCGGTCGAAAATATACGTTTATGGTAACTTTAATGCTCATGGGCGGCGCAACATTTCTCATCGGTTGCATCCCCAGTTATGAAAGTATCGGTTTTTGGGCACCACTGCTCGTATTGATCCTTCGTCTCTTGCAAGGTCTTGCCCTAGGCGGCGAATATGGCGGTGCAGCAACTTATGTGGCTGAGCATGCCCCATTGGGTCAACGGGGCTATTGGACATCCTGGATACAAACAACGGCTACTTTTGGCCTTTTCATATCACTCGTTGTCATCCTCCTTACCAAAGGCTTTCTCAGCGAATCACAATTTGATTCCTGGGGATGGCGGGTTCCTTTCCTCCTCTCTTTAGTCATGGTATACGTTTCCTATCTTATTCGTAAGAAAATGAAGGAATCACCCGAATTTAGCAAGGCCAAAGCGGAAGGGAAAACGAGCACAAATCCGCTAAAAGAAAGTTTTGGCAACCGCTACAACCTCAAATTTGTGCTGCTCGCCCTTTTTGGTGCAGCCATGGGACAGGGCGTTGTTTGGTACACCGGGCAGTTCTACTCCATGAGTTTCATGAAAACGGTCATGCACCTTCAATCTGACCAGGCCGATACCATCCTCGGCATCGCCTTACTCTTGGGAACTCCATTTTTTGTCGTATTTGGGTGGCTTAGTGACAAAATTGGACGAAAATGGATCATGCTCGGTGGGATGTTACTTGCCGTATTGACTTATCGTCCGATTTACGAAGCCATGTACCAACTTTCCAATACCGAACAGAAGGTCAAAGTGAATGAAACAGTCAATACCGCGACTGTTCCACAAGCAGAAATTAAGTCAGTTATCAAAACGCAATATGAGGATGGAACGGAAATCACGAACGCTAAAATAGTACATCAATCCGGAAAACTAAAAGGGCAGCAAACAACCAAAACCACGGTCCATATTGCAGGCAAAAACTATATGCTGCTCGTCCTGCTGATCTTTATACAAGTGATTTATATTACCATGGTGTACGGGCCCATTGCAGCATTCCTTGTTGAACTGTTCCCCGTAAAAATCCGCTACACATCCATGTCCTTACCCTATCATGTTGGCAATGGAATATTCGGCGGACTCCTTCCGGCTGTATCGACATATTTAACGACAAATGCCGAAGCTTCCAATACCCCGCAATTCTATCTTGCAGGTTTATGGTACCCTATTATCATTGCCATTGTATGTTTTATCATAGGCAGTATTTATATCAACAACAAATCAACTTCAGCACCCCATGAATAA
- the rsmG gene encoding 16S rRNA (guanine(527)-N(7))-methyltransferase RsmG has translation MNPTVDIIYNYFPKLTAIQKEQFAKLADLYTFWNSQINVISRKDIDSLYLHHVLHSLGIAKFVQELTPGTQILDVGTGGGFPGIPMAIMFPEVKFHLVDSIGKKIKVVREVAAGLGLQNVEADHIRAEQLDDKYDFVISRAVTRLAEFTPWIQNKFAKKDKNGIPNGILYLKGGDLTEEIKESKLKAELHPLSGYFKEDFFDTKYLVYVPM, from the coding sequence TTGAATCCAACAGTTGATATCATCTATAACTATTTTCCAAAATTAACGGCTATTCAAAAAGAACAGTTTGCAAAACTTGCCGACCTATACACATTTTGGAATAGCCAAATCAATGTCATTTCACGTAAGGACATTGATAGCCTCTACCTGCACCACGTGCTGCACTCGCTAGGCATTGCAAAATTTGTCCAAGAGCTCACGCCAGGAACACAAATTTTGGACGTGGGAACCGGCGGGGGCTTTCCAGGTATCCCAATGGCCATTATGTTTCCTGAAGTCAAATTCCATTTGGTCGATTCTATCGGCAAAAAAATCAAAGTCGTACGCGAAGTTGCTGCTGGACTGGGTCTCCAAAATGTTGAAGCAGATCATATCCGCGCAGAACAACTCGACGACAAGTACGATTTTGTGATATCACGAGCTGTGACAAGACTTGCAGAATTTACGCCTTGGATACAGAATAAATTCGCGAAAAAAGATAAAAACGGTATTCCTAATGGAATTCTTTACTTGAAAGGCGGAGATCTCACCGAAGAGATCAAAGAATCTAAGCTCAAAGCAGAATTACACCCACTTTCCGGTTACTTTAAAGAAGATTTCTTTGACACAAAATACCTGGTATACGTACCTATGTAG
- a CDS encoding DMT family transporter — protein sequence MTKIQLNRNILILHLTILIWGFTGILGSLISVSALHLVWYRVAIASIALLIYFLVTKQSIVVSRKQFLQFFMVGAVVGLHWVLFFYSIKVSTVSVTLVTLSSVTLFTAILEPIVNKKRIALLDIVVGLVIIIGIYTIFSFETHYLVGLLAGLGCAFCASIFSIANARMVKKSSPTLITFYEMMGACFWISVLMLFTGDFNAEMKLGQQDLIYLLLLGVVCTAVAYVMGVAVMKELSAFTVALTTNLEPVYGILLAMLIFGQKETMSGGFYLGACIVLGAVFTYPYVKTKLEHRQKDLVIRKLH from the coding sequence ATGACTAAAATTCAATTAAATCGGAATATTCTAATTCTGCATTTAACAATACTCATTTGGGGATTTACCGGAATTTTGGGTAGTCTGATTTCCGTATCTGCCCTACATTTAGTGTGGTATCGTGTTGCAATAGCGTCTATCGCGCTGTTGATCTATTTCTTGGTAACCAAACAGTCTATTGTAGTTTCGAGGAAACAATTTCTCCAGTTTTTTATGGTGGGGGCCGTTGTTGGGCTGCATTGGGTATTATTTTTTTATTCAATTAAAGTATCCACTGTATCGGTAACATTGGTTACGCTATCCTCGGTGACTTTATTTACGGCAATATTGGAGCCTATTGTGAATAAAAAGCGTATTGCGCTGTTGGATATTGTAGTTGGTTTGGTTATTATCATCGGTATTTATACAATCTTTTCTTTTGAAACACATTACCTCGTTGGTCTATTGGCGGGGCTTGGCTGTGCGTTTTGCGCGAGTATATTTTCTATCGCCAATGCGCGCATGGTTAAAAAATCGAGCCCGACCCTGATTACGTTTTATGAGATGATGGGGGCATGCTTCTGGATCAGCGTATTGATGCTGTTTACAGGAGATTTCAATGCTGAAATGAAATTGGGGCAGCAAGATTTAATTTATCTGCTGTTGTTAGGTGTGGTTTGTACGGCGGTGGCCTATGTTATGGGAGTTGCTGTCATGAAGGAATTATCTGCTTTTACTGTTGCGCTGACAACCAATCTGGAACCTGTTTATGGTATTCTGTTGGCGATGTTGATATTTGGACAAAAGGAGACCATGAGCGGCGGGTTTTATCTTGGCGCTTGTATCGTTTTGGGAGCAGTGTTCACTTACCCCTATGTAAAAACAAAATTAGAACATAGGCAAAAGGATCTGGTTATCCGTAAATTGCATTAA
- a CDS encoding LptF/LptG family permease, with protein MSLIDRYIIKKYLSTFLFTMAIFTVVMVVFDVSERLDDFLKYHAPLDKIIFEYYAGFIPFYLNFLCPLINFIAVIFFTSKMADQTEIVPILSAGYSFNRLLRPYMIAATLIFAISLVFNIFIIPKTNKMKVDFENIYVKPPKDNSRVSTHMQLDKNSYVYIDNFDNSTKTGYGFVLEIFKGDTLKEKMMADRITWDSVATKWKIEGYTNRIINGLHERMDKGAVKDTTLDMKPSDFEVRDNMFTAMDTRELNIRIHKEEIRGTGVMNDLLLEKYKRYVYPFSAFVLTLMGVALSSKKVRGGIGLSLGIGIALSFTYIVFIQFATMFSLKGGLPPLIAVLIPNVTFFLVALYLAIKAPK; from the coding sequence CTGTCGTTAATCGATCGTTACATCATCAAAAAGTATCTAAGTACTTTTTTATTCACTATGGCAATATTTACTGTTGTCATGGTGGTTTTTGACGTGTCCGAACGATTGGATGATTTTTTAAAATATCATGCTCCCCTCGATAAGATTATTTTTGAGTATTATGCAGGATTTATTCCTTTTTACCTAAATTTTCTTTGTCCGCTGATCAACTTTATTGCAGTTATTTTCTTTACCTCCAAGATGGCGGATCAAACAGAAATTGTCCCGATTCTCAGTGCCGGATATAGCTTTAACCGTTTGCTTCGTCCCTACATGATCGCTGCAACCCTAATCTTTGCCATTTCTTTGGTATTTAACATCTTTATTATTCCGAAGACCAATAAGATGAAGGTTGATTTTGAAAATATCTATGTAAAGCCACCTAAGGATAACTCGAGGGTTTCTACCCATATGCAACTGGACAAAAACAGCTATGTTTATATAGACAACTTTGATAATTCTACCAAAACAGGCTACGGATTTGTACTTGAAATTTTCAAAGGGGATACCCTTAAGGAGAAAATGATGGCTGACCGTATTACGTGGGACTCGGTGGCGACAAAATGGAAGATTGAAGGGTATACCAATCGTATTATCAATGGGCTACATGAACGCATGGACAAAGGAGCTGTTAAAGACACAACCTTGGATATGAAACCTTCTGATTTTGAGGTACGTGATAATATGTTTACCGCCATGGATACACGCGAATTAAATATTCGTATACATAAGGAGGAGATCAGGGGAACCGGAGTCATGAACGATTTATTACTGGAGAAATACAAGCGTTATGTATATCCATTTTCAGCTTTTGTATTGACCTTGATGGGTGTGGCACTGTCATCCAAGAAAGTGCGTGGGGGGATAGGATTGAGTCTTGGTATTGGTATCGCGCTAAGTTTTACGTATATCGTATTTATACAGTTTGCAACTATGTTTTCTTTGAAAGGGGGACTGCCACCGTTGATAGCCGTATTAATTCCGAATGTTACCTTCTTTTTGGTAGCACTATACCTGGCGATAAAAGCGCCAAAGTAA
- the tgt gene encoding tRNA guanosine(34) transglycosylase Tgt translates to MKFTLQAQDKLSKARAGVVETAHGPIQTPIFMPVGTAGTVKAIHQHELKNDIEAQIILGNTYHLYLRPGLNVLNKAGGLHKFNGWDRPILTDSGGYQVYSLTEVRKIKEEGVTFRSHIDGSKHLFTPENVMDTQRIIGADIIMAFDECTPYPCDYGYARRSLDMTHRWLKRCVDRFDSTDPLYGYDQTLFPIVQGSVYKDLRIKSAETIASFNRKGNAIGGLSVGEPAEEMYAMTEVVCDILPYDKPRYLMGVGTPVNILENIALGVDMFDCVMPTRNARNGMLFTQNGIINIKNEKWKDDFSPIEVESDLHADQFYSKAYLRHLIKSQEILGAQIASLHNLHFYLWLVNQARERIIDGTFYDWKNKMVKILDQRL, encoded by the coding sequence ATGAAATTTACGCTACAAGCACAAGATAAGTTGTCAAAAGCACGTGCAGGTGTTGTCGAAACTGCACACGGTCCCATTCAAACACCTATTTTTATGCCTGTTGGTACGGCAGGTACAGTGAAAGCAATTCATCAACATGAATTGAAGAACGATATTGAAGCGCAGATTATTCTGGGTAATACGTACCACCTCTATTTACGTCCCGGATTGAATGTGTTGAATAAGGCGGGCGGGCTGCATAAATTTAATGGTTGGGATCGACCTATTTTAACGGATTCCGGTGGTTATCAGGTGTATTCATTGACGGAAGTACGTAAAATCAAAGAAGAGGGGGTTACCTTTCGTTCCCATATTGATGGATCAAAACATCTATTTACACCAGAGAATGTCATGGACACACAACGTATTATCGGTGCGGATATCATTATGGCATTTGACGAGTGTACGCCTTATCCATGTGATTATGGGTATGCACGTCGTTCTTTGGATATGACCCATCGTTGGCTGAAACGCTGTGTGGATCGTTTTGATAGTACAGATCCGCTTTATGGATATGATCAAACGTTGTTTCCAATTGTTCAAGGATCTGTTTACAAAGATTTAAGAATAAAATCTGCGGAAACTATTGCTTCGTTTAACCGCAAAGGAAATGCGATTGGTGGATTGTCGGTAGGTGAACCTGCGGAAGAAATGTATGCGATGACCGAAGTTGTCTGTGATATCTTACCGTATGACAAGCCACGTTATCTTATGGGGGTGGGAACACCGGTAAATATCCTTGAAAATATTGCTTTAGGGGTGGATATGTTCGATTGCGTTATGCCAACCCGTAATGCTAGAAATGGTATGCTTTTCACGCAAAATGGTATTATCAATATCAAAAATGAAAAGTGGAAAGATGATTTTTCACCGATAGAAGTGGAGAGTGATCTACATGCAGATCAATTTTATTCGAAAGCCTATCTAAGGCATTTGATTAAATCGCAAGAAATTCTTGGAGCACAAATTGCTTCTTTACATAATTTACATTTTTACCTTTGGTTGGTGAATCAGGCTAGGGAGCGAATCATTGATGGAACTTTCTACGATTGGAAAAACAAAATGGTGAAAATATTGGATCAACGTTTGTAA
- the dprA gene encoding DNA-processing protein DprA: MKLIYPIALTKIKGIGPRTARNIIDQGHELADLFAYSKKDLMQILGIRESIAEAIYNKSYMSACEKELAFIEKHQIQALWLEDENYPHRLRQCEDAPLVVYYKGNQPLNSTKVISIVGTRHATYYGQKICEDLLEAMNGTKDTLIVSGLAYGIDALAHRNALKNNIPTVAVLGHGLDRIYPASHRELATKMLDQGGLLTEFTSNTLPERSNFPMRNRIIAGMADVTIVVEAAIKGGALITAEIANSYNRDVCAFPGAVYEKSSEGTNYLIKTNRAHMIRGLHDLEYLMNWEISTKAVGQQLSLPLTLTKDQQLLFTLIQQKGQLEIDHMIDLTKWPQSKLALILLELEMQSLIHALPGKRYKIVGLTEIQKN, from the coding sequence ATGAAACTAATTTATCCCATAGCTTTGACGAAAATCAAGGGCATTGGCCCTAGAACAGCGCGTAACATCATTGACCAAGGTCACGAGTTGGCAGACTTATTTGCTTACTCAAAAAAAGATTTGATGCAAATTCTTGGGATACGGGAATCGATCGCAGAAGCCATATACAATAAAAGCTATATGTCTGCCTGTGAAAAAGAACTCGCTTTTATCGAAAAACACCAGATACAAGCATTATGGCTGGAAGACGAAAATTACCCCCATAGGCTGCGCCAATGTGAAGACGCTCCGCTTGTTGTCTATTACAAAGGGAACCAGCCACTCAACAGCACCAAAGTTATCAGTATCGTCGGTACTAGACATGCAACTTATTACGGTCAGAAAATATGCGAAGATTTGCTAGAGGCGATGAATGGTACCAAAGACACCTTAATCGTAAGCGGTCTTGCTTATGGTATTGACGCTTTAGCACATCGCAACGCACTAAAAAATAATATTCCTACCGTTGCTGTATTAGGGCATGGTCTCGATCGAATTTACCCGGCATCCCATCGTGAACTTGCCACAAAAATGCTAGACCAAGGAGGTTTATTGACAGAATTTACATCCAACACATTACCTGAGCGCAGTAACTTCCCTATGCGCAACCGCATCATAGCCGGTATGGCGGATGTCACCATTGTTGTAGAAGCTGCAATTAAAGGAGGTGCTTTGATTACCGCCGAAATAGCCAACAGCTACAATCGCGATGTATGTGCCTTTCCAGGAGCCGTTTACGAAAAAAGTTCTGAAGGCACCAATTACCTCATCAAAACCAACCGTGCGCATATGATTAGAGGTCTTCACGATCTCGAATACCTCATGAATTGGGAAATCAGTACAAAAGCTGTTGGTCAACAGCTTAGCCTTCCTTTGACATTGACAAAAGATCAACAACTCCTTTTTACGCTCATTCAGCAAAAGGGACAATTAGAAATAGACCATATGATTGACCTCACAAAATGGCCACAAAGTAAATTGGCCTTAATCCTATTGGAACTTGAAATGCAGTCACTCATTCACGCCTTACCCGGAAAACGCTATAAAATAGTCGGACTTACCGAAATTCAAAAGAATTAG
- a CDS encoding glycosyltransferase, which produces MLDLHVFLANLPYIAFGVLGLFLLIQLYYILFVYRKLSSYQIEPIQEGTEFPPLSVIICAHNEQDNITEFLPSILNQDYPNFEVIVVNDFSTDNTPWILHDFEAKYPHLKIVDIKEHIRLKHGKKFAVSMGIKASKHQTLVFTDADCAPQSDQWLKEIAAAFRPETEIVLGYSPYFKKKSLLNLLIRFETSHTAMSYLAYALKGDAYMGVGRNMAYKKDLFFRNKGFAAHMHIKSGDDDLFVNQNANPTNVNIALAAESIVYSEPKATWRSYYKQKARHSGASTIYKKRHQRMLGTQLVSAVLFYVALIATAIAFPMYWYVPVTAYLLRLIAQWIIFANIYKKLEVKELIWWLPLVDFIYYFYICINGMFSRKKKKISWK; this is translated from the coding sequence ATGCTTGACCTTCACGTATTTTTGGCCAATCTTCCATATATTGCTTTCGGAGTATTGGGCCTTTTCCTATTGATACAATTGTACTACATCTTATTTGTATATCGTAAATTGAGTAGTTATCAAATTGAACCTATACAAGAAGGAACTGAATTTCCACCGCTATCCGTTATTATTTGTGCACACAATGAACAGGATAATATTACGGAATTCCTCCCGAGTATACTGAATCAAGACTATCCCAATTTTGAAGTCATTGTGGTCAATGACTTCTCGACTGACAATACGCCCTGGATATTGCATGATTTCGAAGCAAAATACCCCCATTTAAAGATTGTGGATATCAAAGAACATATTCGCTTGAAACATGGTAAAAAGTTTGCCGTTAGTATGGGTATCAAAGCGTCAAAGCATCAGACACTGGTATTTACCGATGCAGATTGTGCGCCACAGTCCGATCAATGGCTCAAAGAAATTGCGGCAGCTTTCAGACCAGAAACAGAAATTGTACTGGGCTATTCTCCTTATTTTAAGAAAAAAAGTTTGCTAAATCTATTGATTCGATTTGAAACCAGCCATACCGCCATGAGTTATCTCGCCTATGCACTAAAGGGAGATGCCTATATGGGAGTAGGACGCAATATGGCTTACAAAAAAGACCTTTTCTTTCGTAACAAAGGTTTTGCGGCACATATGCATATTAAATCTGGCGATGATGATCTTTTTGTCAACCAAAATGCAAATCCGACCAACGTTAACATTGCACTGGCAGCCGAATCCATTGTCTATTCTGAACCCAAAGCGACCTGGAGGAGCTATTACAAGCAAAAAGCAAGACACTCAGGAGCCTCTACCATTTACAAAAAGCGTCATCAGCGCATGCTGGGCACGCAGCTGGTATCGGCCGTCCTTTTTTATGTCGCCCTTATCGCAACAGCAATTGCCTTTCCAATGTACTGGTATGTTCCTGTTACAGCTTACCTCCTAAGGCTGATTGCACAATGGATAATATTTGCCAACATCTATAAAAAACTAGAAGTAAAGGAACTCATTTGGTGGCTACCTTTGGTAGACTTCATCTACTATTTCTATATTTGCATCAATGGCATGTTCAGCAGAAAAAAGAAAAAAATAAGCTGGAAATAA
- the accD gene encoding acetyl-CoA carboxylase, carboxyltransferase subunit beta, with the protein MSWFKREKAGISTATANKKEAPDGMWNKCPTCKKPLLHLEQVENDYVCQYCGHHLRIGSKEYFSILFDNNEFTELFPNLNSGDPLEFFDSKPYPERLKESQAKTGLKDALRSAHGKMNGQDIVIACMDFSFIGGSMGSVVGEKIARSIDYCIEHKIPFMLISKSGGARMMEAAFSLMQMAKTSAKLALLAKAELPYVCLLTDPTTGGVTASYAMLGDINIAEPGALIGFAGPRVIKETIKKDLPKGFQTSEFVLEHGFLDFIVDRRQLKNQVATYLKLVG; encoded by the coding sequence ATGAGTTGGTTTAAAAGAGAAAAAGCTGGTATTAGCACAGCTACCGCTAATAAAAAAGAAGCACCTGATGGCATGTGGAACAAATGTCCGACATGTAAAAAGCCATTGTTGCATCTTGAACAAGTAGAAAACGACTATGTTTGTCAATATTGTGGCCACCACTTAAGAATTGGCTCCAAAGAATATTTTTCAATTTTATTTGACAATAACGAATTTACAGAACTATTTCCTAATCTAAATTCTGGTGATCCATTAGAATTCTTCGATTCAAAGCCATATCCTGAACGTTTAAAGGAAAGTCAAGCCAAAACAGGCCTTAAAGATGCTTTACGTTCTGCCCATGGGAAAATGAATGGTCAAGATATCGTGATTGCTTGTATGGACTTTAGTTTCATCGGCGGATCCATGGGATCTGTCGTTGGTGAAAAAATCGCGCGTTCGATAGATTACTGTATTGAGCATAAAATTCCATTTATGTTAATATCCAAATCAGGTGGTGCACGGATGATGGAAGCCGCATTTTCATTAATGCAAATGGCCAAAACTTCGGCTAAATTAGCGTTATTGGCAAAAGCAGAACTCCCTTACGTTTGTTTATTGACAGACCCTACTACAGGAGGAGTTACAGCATCTTACGCGATGTTGGGTGATATAAATATCGCAGAACCTGGTGCGTTAATCGGATTTGCCGGCCCCCGTGTCATTAAAGAAACAATTAAAAAGGATCTTCCTAAAGGATTCCAGACTTCGGAATTCGTGCTCGAGCATGGATTTTTGGATTTCATTGTCGACCGTAGACAGTTAAAAAACCAAGTGGCTACCTACCTTAAATTAGTGGGATAA
- a CDS encoding DUF6814 family protein, with protein MNNLKKFLGVLWIILALFTAYFSIFELALPKISTGHQEDLVFGIIILCILTPIISIGLGLFGYYSLLGEYNQEKM; from the coding sequence ATGAATAACCTCAAAAAATTCCTCGGCGTCTTATGGATCATTTTAGCTCTATTTACAGCCTACTTCTCCATTTTTGAACTGGCGCTGCCAAAGATTTCAACGGGACATCAAGAAGATCTGGTATTTGGGATCATTATCCTGTGCATCTTGACCCCCATAATCTCCATTGGACTTGGCTTATTTGGCTATTATTCCCTATTGGGTGAATACAACCAAGAGAAAATGTAG